In the genome of Gemmatimonadota bacterium, one region contains:
- a CDS encoding phosphoribosyltransferase family protein — MPRLRPEPTRDALEVDWAFFGELCRALALHVSREYDPEIVVGIAKAGVIPAAIIATILQRDFVAIGIARTSEGADPELLSGPPPSIAGKRVLLVDETCDTGDTLKLALHAINGARPAAVRTAVSFKTGRWNPDFHAFETAKAIVLPWDREVVEGGELVTRPDLRGWLAG; from the coding sequence GTGCCGCGTCTCCGTCCGGAACCAACCCGTGATGCGCTGGAAGTCGACTGGGCCTTCTTCGGCGAGCTCTGCCGTGCCCTCGCCCTCCACGTGTCGCGGGAGTATGACCCCGAGATTGTGGTGGGGATCGCGAAGGCAGGCGTGATCCCGGCGGCGATCATCGCCACCATTCTGCAACGCGATTTCGTGGCGATCGGGATCGCCCGCACCAGCGAAGGCGCCGACCCCGAACTGCTCTCGGGACCACCCCCGTCGATCGCCGGGAAGCGGGTGCTGCTCGTCGACGAGACCTGCGATACCGGCGACACCCTCAAGCTCGCGCTCCACGCCATCAACGGAGCGAGGCCAGCGGCGGTCCGCACCGCCGTCTCTTTCAAGACCGGTCGCTGGAATCCGGACTTTCACGCTTTCGAGACCGCCAAGGCAATCGTGTTGCCCTGGGATCGTGAAGTGGTCGAGGGTGGCGAACTGGTGACCAGGCCCGATCTGCGCGGCTGGCTGGCCGGCTGA
- a CDS encoding V4R domain-containing protein: protein MPSFTIAPESLHRLRHRLQAAGANTAADILQDAGFATGEALFDLWRNQIAAHTGLDDAGRLDMRWFGPLLDEVCVELGWGSLTVTPLAERAVLLEGGEWAEAEPGSSEHPSCHFSCGLFAAFLTAQAGAPMSVLEVECLSRGDSACRFLAGSTATLATVYDVLAAGRPWREAFRPGDFPA, encoded by the coding sequence ATGCCCAGCTTCACCATCGCGCCTGAATCCCTGCATCGTCTGCGTCATCGCCTGCAGGCCGCTGGCGCCAATACCGCCGCTGACATCCTGCAGGATGCCGGTTTCGCGACCGGTGAGGCGCTCTTCGATCTCTGGCGCAACCAGATCGCCGCGCATACCGGCCTCGATGACGCTGGTCGGCTCGATATGCGCTGGTTCGGGCCGCTGCTGGACGAGGTCTGTGTCGAGCTGGGGTGGGGGTCGCTCACGGTCACGCCGCTGGCCGAACGCGCGGTTCTGCTCGAAGGCGGGGAATGGGCCGAAGCAGAACCGGGGAGCAGCGAACATCCATCGTGCCATTTTTCCTGCGGGCTCTTCGCCGCCTTCCTGACGGCACAGGCGGGGGCGCCGATGTCCGTGCTCGAGGTGGAGTGTCTCTCGCGCGGTGATTCGGCCTGCCGATTTCTCGCGGGATCCACCGCGACCCTGGCGACGGTCTACGACGTGCTCGCCGCCGGGCGGCCGTGGCGCGAGGCCTTCCGCCCGGGCGATTTCCCCGCCTGA
- a CDS encoding tetratricopeptide repeat protein, with amino-acid sequence MNWWKRILTGEEASVKPQRLDYLNEGLALERQGDFEGAVTSYQLALRDEPTSVKVLQYIAIALSKTSRHEEAIRHYRRALELTPDLPGAHYGLAFLLLRRGDSARAAEHLRAFLSKPPRDPEMARWVGHARETLERLGAPAGES; translated from the coding sequence ATGAACTGGTGGAAGCGGATCCTCACGGGCGAGGAGGCCTCGGTCAAGCCGCAACGGCTCGATTACCTCAATGAGGGACTCGCGCTGGAGCGTCAGGGCGATTTCGAAGGTGCCGTGACATCGTACCAGCTCGCCCTGCGCGACGAGCCCACCAGCGTCAAGGTGCTGCAGTACATCGCGATTGCGCTTTCCAAGACGTCGCGCCACGAAGAAGCGATCCGGCACTACCGGCGTGCCCTCGAACTGACGCCCGATCTTCCCGGGGCCCACTACGGGCTCGCCTTCCTGTTGCTGCGACGCGGCGACAGCGCGCGAGCGGCCGAACACTTGCGCGCCTTTCTCTCCAAGCCGCCACGCGATCCGGAAATGGCGCGCTGGGTCGGTCACGCTCGCGAGACCCTCGAACGCCTCGGAGCACCGGCGGGAGAATCGTGA
- a CDS encoding long-chain fatty acid--CoA ligase, whose product MTPATLNDIFFGAIERFRSRPAAMRARRNGRWTPLSHEQLLQRVFHLHCGLRELGLTAGDRMAILSENRPEWAIADYACLTARLADVPIYPTLTAQQACFILRNSGAKGIFVSSHALLAEVLQGRSSVPDLQHIVVFDDGPYPEGVIGLQELEARGAAAAGRYGDWMDEARQVQAGDLATIIYTSGTTGDPKGVMLSHGNITSNVVASLQVLEITAEDECLSFLPLSHIFERMVGHYTMLQAGTVINYATSMDALLTEMGEVRPTILASVPRMYEKIYTRTLDSAMSGGVIKRAIFEWARATGEKRLEYTLAHRTVPGGLAFGHRVADLLVFSKLRARLGGRLRFGVSGGAPLNPDICRFFIAAGLPVLEGYGLTETSPVMTVNTFSLLKPGTVGRPIPGVEVTIANDGEILTRGPNVMLGYFNLPEATAQAIDAEGWFHTGDVGLIDADGCLKITDRKKDLIVTAGGKKIAPQPIEALLKTNKFFLNAVMLGDKRKFPIMLLVPNQSAVTQWLAIKGRTLKQGEDIAQLPDVQEKLEREARKSLRDLARFEMPKKFLVLPHDFSIERGELTPKMSVRRKVVEEHYQAQIENLYVDA is encoded by the coding sequence GTGACGCCTGCCACGCTCAACGACATTTTCTTCGGCGCGATCGAGCGGTTTCGCAGTCGCCCGGCGGCGATGCGAGCGCGGCGCAATGGCCGGTGGACGCCGCTATCGCACGAGCAGTTGCTCCAGCGGGTCTTCCATCTTCACTGCGGTCTCCGGGAACTCGGCCTGACCGCCGGCGACCGGATGGCCATCCTCTCGGAAAACCGCCCGGAATGGGCGATTGCCGACTACGCCTGCCTCACGGCGCGTCTTGCCGATGTACCGATCTATCCGACGCTGACCGCACAGCAGGCCTGCTTCATCCTGCGCAACTCGGGCGCCAAGGGGATCTTCGTCTCGTCGCATGCGCTACTGGCCGAGGTGCTTCAGGGGCGCAGCTCAGTGCCCGACCTGCAACACATCGTCGTCTTTGACGACGGACCGTACCCCGAAGGCGTGATCGGGCTGCAGGAACTCGAAGCGCGCGGCGCTGCAGCTGCGGGTCGCTATGGCGACTGGATGGACGAAGCCAGGCAGGTGCAGGCCGGCGATCTCGCCACCATCATCTACACCTCGGGCACCACCGGCGACCCGAAGGGCGTGATGCTCAGTCACGGCAACATCACCAGCAACGTGGTGGCATCACTGCAGGTCCTCGAGATCACGGCCGAGGATGAATGCCTCTCCTTCCTGCCACTGTCGCACATCTTCGAGCGAATGGTCGGGCACTATACCATGCTCCAGGCCGGGACGGTCATCAACTACGCGACCAGCATGGACGCGCTGCTCACCGAGATGGGCGAGGTGCGCCCAACGATCCTCGCGTCGGTGCCGCGGATGTACGAGAAGATCTATACGCGGACCCTGGACAGTGCGATGTCGGGGGGCGTGATCAAGCGGGCGATCTTCGAATGGGCCAGGGCGACGGGCGAGAAGCGGCTCGAATACACGCTGGCGCATCGCACCGTTCCGGGGGGTCTCGCGTTCGGGCACAGGGTGGCGGATCTGCTCGTCTTCTCGAAGTTGCGCGCCCGGCTCGGCGGACGACTCCGCTTCGGAGTGTCGGGGGGCGCACCACTCAACCCCGACATCTGCCGCTTCTTCATCGCCGCCGGTTTGCCGGTGCTCGAGGGATATGGTCTGACCGAGACGTCACCGGTGATGACGGTGAACACCTTCTCGCTGCTGAAGCCCGGCACCGTGGGGCGCCCGATTCCTGGCGTGGAAGTCACCATCGCCAACGACGGCGAGATCCTGACGCGCGGCCCGAACGTGATGCTCGGCTATTTCAACCTCCCCGAGGCCACGGCGCAGGCCATCGATGCCGAGGGCTGGTTTCATACCGGTGACGTGGGGCTGATCGATGCCGACGGCTGCCTCAAGATCACCGATCGCAAGAAGGACCTGATCGTGACCGCCGGCGGGAAGAAGATCGCGCCACAGCCGATCGAAGCGCTGCTCAAGACCAACAAGTTCTTCCTCAATGCGGTGATGCTCGGCGACAAACGCAAGTTTCCGATCATGCTGTTGGTGCCGAACCAGAGCGCTGTCACGCAGTGGCTCGCCATCAAGGGGCGGACGCTCAAACAGGGCGAGGACATTGCCCAGCTGCCCGATGTGCAGGAGAAGCTCGAGCGCGAGGCACGCAAGAGCCTGCGCGACCTGGCTCGCTTCGAGATGCCGAAGAAGTTTCTGGTGCTGCCGCACGATTTCTCGATTGAGCGGGGAGAACTCACCCCAAAGATGTCGGTCCGACGAAAGGTCGTGGAGGAGCACTACCAGGCGCAGATCGAGAATCTCTATGTCGACGCCTGA
- the ligA gene encoding NAD-dependent DNA ligase LigA codes for MNERATPPAIAAEAERLRQQLTQASREYYELDHPTISDAEYDLLFRRLQSLEAEHPSLVVESSPTQRVGGAPSSQLTKHTHLRPMLSLANAFSDEELVAWEERNARLTPAVRTAGYTVEVKIDGTAISLTYRDGILQSGATRGNGSVGEVVTANLRTIDDIPLRLTGAGWPALMEVRGEVYFAHRAFAKMNAQREADGDPPFANPRNAAAGALRQLDPAITRSRRLRSFAFHVEAIEGTLAATSHHEMLAQLSAWGFQVEPHHARCGSLAEVFSRVAKLETTLPTLPFDADGVVVKVDRRDLQDELGTISDREPRWAIARKFAPEVAVTKLLDIKVNVGRTGALAPWAVLEPVELGGVTISSATLHNEDQIAQKEIRIGDWVEVIRAGEVIPQVVGPLRERRDGSEVPFAPLTHCPICGTPAIRDPDESARYCPNVLCPGRLLEGIIHFASRDAMDIRGLGAERVRQLLDADLIHDVSDLYTLSVAQLLELDRFAEQSATQLVAAIATSRQRPFSVLLFALGIRHVGKTVALAIARAFGSLATLRAASEEQIAEVPGVGPTIATALRSYCDDAASAGLLDRLVERGLNTAEPQAESITGPLTGESVVLTGSLPNLTRSEAARRIAAAGGVVVASVTKKTTLVVAGADAGEKLEKATKLGIPVIDEAGLLRRIGPDA; via the coding sequence ATGAACGAACGGGCAACACCACCGGCTATTGCGGCCGAGGCCGAGAGGCTCCGACAGCAGCTGACCCAGGCGAGCCGCGAGTACTACGAACTCGATCACCCCACCATTTCCGATGCGGAATACGATCTCCTCTTCCGGCGACTCCAGTCGCTGGAAGCGGAGCACCCCTCGCTCGTCGTCGAGAGTTCGCCGACGCAACGAGTGGGCGGCGCGCCGTCGTCGCAGCTCACCAAGCACACCCACTTGCGTCCGATGCTGTCGCTGGCAAATGCGTTCTCCGACGAAGAGCTCGTCGCGTGGGAAGAGCGCAATGCGAGGCTCACGCCCGCGGTGCGGACCGCCGGCTACACGGTCGAAGTGAAGATCGACGGCACCGCGATCTCGCTGACCTATCGCGACGGCATACTGCAAAGCGGGGCGACCCGTGGTAACGGCAGCGTGGGCGAGGTGGTGACCGCAAACCTGCGCACAATCGACGACATTCCCTTGCGCCTGACCGGCGCTGGCTGGCCCGCCCTGATGGAAGTCCGCGGCGAGGTGTATTTCGCCCATCGCGCCTTCGCGAAGATGAATGCCCAGCGCGAGGCCGACGGCGACCCACCCTTCGCCAATCCGCGGAACGCGGCTGCCGGTGCGTTGCGTCAGCTCGACCCGGCGATCACCCGGAGCCGTCGCCTGCGCAGCTTCGCGTTCCACGTCGAGGCAATCGAAGGTACGCTCGCGGCCACGAGTCATCACGAGATGCTGGCGCAGCTGAGCGCCTGGGGATTCCAGGTCGAGCCCCATCACGCACGCTGCGGCTCACTCGCGGAGGTGTTCAGCCGCGTGGCGAAGCTCGAAACCACCTTGCCCACGCTTCCCTTCGATGCCGACGGTGTGGTCGTGAAGGTCGATCGGCGTGATTTGCAGGATGAACTCGGGACGATTTCCGATCGCGAACCGCGCTGGGCGATTGCCCGCAAGTTCGCGCCGGAAGTCGCCGTGACGAAGCTGCTCGACATCAAGGTGAACGTCGGTCGCACGGGCGCCCTGGCGCCATGGGCCGTGCTCGAACCGGTCGAACTCGGTGGCGTGACCATCAGCAGCGCGACGCTGCACAACGAAGATCAGATCGCCCAGAAGGAAATTCGCATCGGCGACTGGGTCGAGGTGATCCGCGCGGGCGAGGTCATCCCGCAGGTGGTGGGGCCGCTCCGCGAACGGCGTGATGGCAGCGAGGTTCCCTTCGCGCCGCTCACGCACTGCCCGATCTGCGGGACCCCCGCCATTCGCGACCCCGACGAATCGGCGCGCTACTGCCCGAATGTGCTCTGCCCGGGGCGACTGCTCGAGGGAATCATTCATTTTGCCTCTCGCGACGCGATGGACATTCGCGGACTCGGTGCCGAGCGGGTGCGGCAGCTCCTCGACGCCGACCTGATCCACGATGTGAGTGACCTCTACACCTTGTCGGTTGCCCAGCTGCTCGAGCTCGATCGTTTCGCTGAACAATCGGCGACCCAACTCGTTGCGGCGATCGCGACCTCGCGGCAGCGGCCGTTCTCCGTCCTGCTCTTCGCCCTCGGCATCCGCCATGTCGGGAAGACCGTGGCGCTTGCCATCGCGCGGGCCTTCGGCTCCCTGGCGACACTTCGGGCTGCGAGTGAGGAACAGATCGCCGAGGTCCCCGGCGTCGGTCCGACGATCGCGACCGCGCTCCGGAGCTATTGCGACGATGCGGCCTCGGCGGGGCTGCTCGATCGGCTGGTCGAACGTGGGCTCAACACGGCGGAGCCGCAGGCCGAGAGCATCACCGGGCCGCTCACCGGGGAATCGGTCGTCCTGACGGGTTCGCTGCCGAACCTGACCCGGTCAGAGGCGGCCAGGCGGATTGCTGCCGCAGGTGGGGTGGTCGTGGCAAGCGTCACGAAGAAGACGACGCTGGTGGTGGCCGGCGCTGATGCCGGTGAGAAGCTCGAGAAGGCGACCAAGCTGGGCATCCCGGTGATCGACGAGGCCGGGCTCTTGCGGCGCATCGGCCCCGACGCCTAG